The genomic DNA CTCCACGGCCGCCGCCGTCGAGGCGGGCTATGACTTCAACGGCCACTACCCGTGCACCAGCTCGTACTCGATCGGCAGTCAGGTCTTCAAGAACTTCGAGTCGGAGAACTTCGGCCCGATCTCGCTCGGCCGCGCCCTCGAGGTCTCCTGCGACACCGTCTTCTACGGCCTCGCCCACAACGAGTGGAAGAGGGACGGGGGCATCAACCCCAAGAAGAAGACGAACGACTGGTTCTTCAAGGCCGCCCACCAGTTCGGCCTCGGCAAGGAGACCGGCATCGACCTCCCCAACGAGGTCACCGGCCGTATCCCCGACCGCCAGTGGAAGCAGAGCTACTGGAAGGCCAACAAGGACGCCTGGTGCAAGTCCGGCAAGAAGGACGGCGACTACGTCGAGAAGATCGCGTACGAGAACTGCCTCGAAGGCAACAAGATGCGCGCCGGTGACGCGGTCAACTACTCCATCGGTCAGGGCGACACGCTCGTCACTCCCATCCAGATGGCCACGATCTACGGGGCGATCTCCAACGGCGGCACCCTGTACGACCCCACCGTCGGCAAGGCGGTCGTCAGCGCCGACGGTAAGAACGTGCGGGAGATCAAGCCGAAGTCGCACGGCAAGCTGCCCATAAGCAAGTCGACGCGGGATCAGATGGACGAGGCCCTCGCGGGCGTCGCCACCCGGGGTACGGCCGCCTGGCGGTTCGGCGGCTGGCCGCAGGACAAGATCCCGATGCACGCCAAGACGGGCACGGCCGAGGTCTACGGCAAGCAGACCACCTCGTGGTTCGCCACGTACACCAAGGACTACACGGTCGTCATGACGATCTCCCAGGCCGGTACGGGCTCCGGCGCCTCGGGCCCCGCGGTGCGCAAGATCTACGACGCGCTGTACGGCGTCTCCCAGGACGGCACGATCGACCGGAAGAAGGCGCTGCTGCCCACCCCGGAGAAGAGCCTGCCCAAGATCCAGAACGACGGCTCGATCGACGCCCCCAAGGTCGAGAAGTACGACCCGAAGGCGGACCAGACGAGCGAGGAGGGCGGGCAGCCGGCGGCCACCGACAGCCCGGCGGCCACCACGCCCTCACCGACCACCGGCAACCGCGACACCCGAAGGCGCACGGCCCGCCCCAGGAAGCGGCGGAGGATGCTGACATGACCCGCGGCCCGAAGAACAGCCGGAGGATCCCGATATGACCGGCAACAGCTTCTCCGTCTCCGGTTACGGGCCCGACCGCGCCGGCTGGACGCGGATCTTCGCCCGCGACTCGCTGGCCCGCCGCCTCGACTGGCCGATACTGCTCTCGGCCGTCGCGCTCTCGCTGATCGGCGCGGCCCTCGTCTACTCGGCGACCCGCAACCGCACCGAGATCAACCAGGGCGACCCGTACTACTTCCTGATCCGTCACCTGATGAACACCGGCATCGGCTTCGGCCTGATGGTCGGCACGGTCTGGCTCGGCCACCGCACCCTGCGCACCGCCGTGCCGATCCTCTACGGCCTCTCGGTGTTCATGATCCTGCTCGTGCTCACCCCGCTCGGCGCCACGGTCAACGGGGCGCACGCGTGGATCGTGTTCGGCGGCGGCTTCTCGCTCCAGCCCTCCGAGTTCGTGAAGATCACGATCATCCTGGGGATGGCGATGCTGCTCGCCGCCCGGGTCGACGCGGGCGACAAGCCGTATCCGGACCATCGCACGGTCGTGCAGGCCCTGGGCCTGGCCGCCGTACCGATTCTGGTCGTCCTGCTCATGCCCGACCTCGGTTCGGTCATGGTCATGGTGATCATCATCCTCGGCGTGCTGCTCGCCTCCGGCGCCTCCAACCGCTGGGTGTTCGGCCTGCTCGGCACGGGCGCCCTCGGCGCGATCGCGGTCTGGCAGCTGCACATCCTGGACGAGTACCAGATCAACCGCTTCGCCGCCTTCGCCAACCCCGAGCTCGACCCGGCCGGCGTCGGCTACAACACCAACCAGGCGCGTATCGCGATCGGCTCGGGCGGTCTCTTCGGCACCGGCCTCGGACAGGGCTCCCAGACCACCGGCCAGTTCGTGCCCGAACAGCAGACGGACTTCGTGTTCACGGTCGCGGGCGAGGAGCTGGGCTTCGTGGGCGCCGGACTGATCCTCCTGCTGCTCGGCGTCGTGCTGTGGCGGGCGTGCCGTATCGCCCGTGAGACGACCGAGCTGTACGGCACGATCGTCGCCGCCGGGATAATCGCCTGGTTCGCCTTCCAGTCCTTCGAGAACATCGGCATGACCCTCGGCATCATGCCGGTCGCGGGTCTGCCACTGCCGTTCGTCTCGTACGGCGGCTCGTCGATGTTCGCGGTCTGGGTGGCGGTCGGACTGTTGCAGTCGATCAGGGTGCAGCGGCCGATGTCGGCCTGAGCGCTCCGCCGGAAGTGCCGCGATGTGCCGTCGGTCGTCTGCCGCGCCGTCGTGGCTGATCGCACGGATCCCCGCGCCCCCTCGGGGCGCCGCCGAACCCCAGCGGACTTTCCCGACCTGCCCGGTTTGGACCGCTCGGCCTGGAATGCGTGGCGGGGCCGCGGGCGGACTGCCCTCGGCCCCGATTCGCGTCTAGATTCATTTCATGGCGGACACGAAGCGAGAGATCGAGCGAAAGTACGAGGGACCCGCGACCGGCAGCGGCGCGGGCCTGCCGGGCCTGACGGCGGTCCCCGGAGTCGCGAGCGTCGTCGGCAAGGGCGTCACCGAGCTGGACGCCACCTACTTCGACACGGCCGACCAACGGCTCGCCGCCCACTCCATCACCCTGCGCCGCCGCATCGGCGGCGAGGACGAGGGCTGGCACCTGAAACTGCCCGTCGCCGACGACGTACGCGACGAGATCCACGCCCCCCTCGCCGACACGGTGCCCCACCACCTCTCCTCCCTGGTGCGCTCCCGCATCCGGGACGCCGAGCTCGTTCCCGTCGTACGTCTGCGGTCCTCCCGCGACGTCCACCATCTGCTCGACGCCTCGGGCGCCCTGCTCGCCGAGGTCAGCGTCGACCGGGTTCGCGCCGAGCGCCTCGACGGCGGCGAGGGCGCCACCCAGTGGACCGAGATCGAGGCGGAGCTGGCGGACGGCGGCGACCCCGCCTTCCTCGACCGGGTCGAGAAGAAACTCCTCAAGGCCGGCCTGCACCGGTCCACGTCCACGTCCAAGCTGGCCAGGGCGCTGGAGGAGACCGGAGCCGCGGCGAAGCGGCTCACCGGAGCACCGGCGGCCCCCGAGCCCCCCACCACCGCGGGGGACCACGTCCTCGCCTACCTCCGCGCCCAGCGCGACGCCCTCGTCGAACTCGACCCGGCCGTCCGCCGTGACCTGCCGGACGCCGTGCACCAGATGCGGGTCGCCACCCGCCGCATCCGCAACACCCTGCGCTCGTACACCGCCGTCCTGGACCGCACGGTCACCGACCCCGTCCGCGTGGAGCTGAAGTGGCTGGCGGGGGAGCTGGGCGTGGACCGCGACCAGGAGGTCATCACCGAACGGCTGTCGGCGGAACTCGACGAGCTTCCCAGGGCACTCCTGTCGGGGCCGGTGCACAACCGCGTGCGCAGCTGGTCGCAGCGGCGCCATGCCGGCTCCCGGAAGGCGCTGATCGCGGTGCTCGACGGCCGGCGCTACCTGTATCTGCTCGCCGCCCTGGACGCGCTCGTCTCCGATCCTCCCCTGCGCAAGGCCGCCGGCCGCAAGCCGCGGAAGGTGCTCGGCAAGGCCGTACGGAAGGACTTCGAGAAGCTCTCCCGGCTGGTGACGAAGGCCCTGGAGCTGCCGCCCGGCAAGGAACGCGACCTGGCGATGCACGAGGCCCGCAAGAAGGCCAAGCGGACGCGGTACGCCGCGGAGGTCGCCGCCCCCGCCCTCGGCAGGGCCGCCAAGTCCCAGGCCAAGTCCATGAAGGACGTGCAGAAGCTACTGGGCGACCACCAGGACAGCGTCATGTCCCGGGACGCCCTGCGGGACCTGGCGGAGAAGGCGCAGGAGGCGGGCGAGAGCTCCTTCACCTACGGGGTGCTGTACGGCCGGGAGGAGCAGCGGGCGGCGGCCGACGAGAGCGCGCTGCCGAAGGCGTGGAAGAAGGCCCGGCGCAAGGCCCGGGTCTGAGTGTGCGGCGGGTCTCTCCGGCCGCGTTACGCTGAATGGTCACCCCTGTCAGCTCACGAAAGTTCGCGAGATGCCTGCCGAAACCGCTGTATCGGTGTTCCCGCAGCTCGAAGCTCTGCTCCCGCATGTGCAGAAGCCGATCCAGTACGTCGGCGGAGAGCTCAACTCCACGGTCAAGCCCTGGGACGCCTGTGACGTCCGCTGGGCGCTCATGTATCCCGACGCGTACGAGGTCGGGCTGCCCAACCAGGGCGTCATGATCCTCTACGAGGTGCTGAACGAGCGCGAGGGCGTGCTCGCCGAGCGCACGTACAGCGTGTGGCCCGACCTCGAGGAGCTGATGCGGGAGCACCAGCTCCCGCAGTTCACGGTGGACAGCCACCGTCCCGTCAAGGCTTTCGACGTCTTCGGTCTGTCCTTCTCCACGGAGCTGGGCTACACGAACATGCTCACGGCCCTGGACCTGGCGGGCATCCCGCTGGAGTCCAAGGACCGTACGCTCGACGACCCGATCGTCCTGGCCGGCGGCCACGCGGCCTTCAACCCCGAGCCGATCGCGGACTTCATCGACGCGGCGATCATCGGCGACGGCGAGCAGGCCGTGCTCGACATGACCGACATCATCCGCGCCTGGAAGGCGGAGGGCCGTCCCGGCGGCCGCCAGGAGGTCCTGTTCCGTCTCGCGAGGACGGGATCGGTGTACGTCCCCGCCTTCTACGACGTCGAGTACCTCCCGGACGGGCGGATCGGCCGCGTCGTACCGAACAAGAGCGGTGTGCCGTGGCGGGTCAGCAAGCACACGGTCATGGACCTGGACGAGTGGCCGTACCCCAAGCAGCCTCTCGTCCCGCTCGCGGAGACGGTCCATGAGCGCATGTCGGTCGAGATCTTCCGCGGCTGCACACGCGGCTGCCGCTTCTGCCAGGCGGGCATGATCACGCGCCCGGTGCGTGAGCGCTCCATCACGGGCATCGGCGACATGGTCGAGAAGGGCCTGAAGGCGACGGGCTTCGAGGAGGTCGGCCTCCTGTCCCTGTCCTCGGCGGACCACTCGGAGATCGGCGACCTCGCCAAGGGCCTGGCGGACCGGTACGAGGAAGACAAGATCGGCCTCTCCCTCCCCTCCACCCGGGTGGACGCCTTCAACGTCGACCTGGCGAACGAACTGACGCGCAACGGGCGGAGGTCCGGTCTCACCTTCGCGCCGGAGGGCGGCTCCGAGCGCATGCGCAAGGTCATCAACAAGATGGTCTCGGAGGAGGACCTGATCCGGACGGTCTCCACCGCGTACGGCAACGGCTGGCGCCAGGTGAAGCTGTACTTCATGTGCGGCCTGCCGACGGAGACGGACGAGGACGTCCTCCAGATCGCCGACATGGCGATGAACGTGATCGCCGAGGGCCGCAAGGTCTCCGGTCAGAACGACATCCGTTGCACGGTGTCGATCGGCGGTTTCGTCCCCAAGCCCCACACCCCCTTCCAGTGGGCCCCGCAGCTGTCCGCGGAGGAGACGGACGCCCGTCTCGGAAAGCTCCGCGACAAGATCCGCGGCGACAAGAAGTACGGCCGCTCGATCGGCTTCCGCTACCACGACGGCAAGCCGGGCATCGTCGAGGGCCTGCTCTCCCGCGGTGACCGCCGCATCGGCTCCGTCATCCGCGCGGTCTACGAGGACGGCGGCCGCTTCGACGGCTGGCGCGAGCACTTCTCGTACGACCGCTGGATGGCCTGCGCCGAGAAGACCCTCCCCGCCTTCGGCGTGGACGTCGACTGGTACACCACGCGTGAGCGCACGTACGAGGAGGTCCTTCCCTGGGACCACCTGGACTCCGGCCTCGACAAGGAATGGCTCTGGGAGGACTGGCAGGACTCCCTCGACGAGACCGAGGTCGAGGACTGCCGCTGGACGCCGTGCTTCGACTGCGGTGTCTGCCCGGCGATGCAGACCGAGATCCAGATCGGTCCGACGGGCAAGAAGCTGCTGCCGCTGACGGTCAACAAGCCTGCGGTCAGCGGTCACAGCCACTGAGGCGAAGCGGGCCTGCGGGCTCCTGAGGCCCTCTCGGTCGAGAGGGCCTCAGTCATTCTCCGGCCGTGCGGGCCGCAGTCGTGCGGGTCTCAGTCGTGTTCGTCGGCCTGCGTGCGGATGTGGCGGGTGTTTCGCGGTCTACCGGGCCTTCGCGGCCTACCGGGCCGGGCAGGCGTCCGGTCCGCCCTTTTCGAACGTGGCCTTGGCGCAGTACGTGATGGTCGGGTAGTACGGGCCCATGACCGTGGCCGGGTCCTGTCCCTTCTGGATGTTCTGCACGGCGTTGTGGAAGTCCCCGGCCGGGAGCATGTTCCGGAAGAGCAGGATGCCGTTGACGTCGGTGGGGCCCCAGGAGATCCAGGTGACCTTGTCGGTCGTGGTCGCGTTGGTGGGCCGGTCCTGCGGGGTGGAGACCACGAAGGTGTACTGCCCGTCCTTCAGGGCCGTTTGGTAGTCGGCGGCGCAGGAACTCGACGGGTAGGGAAGCTGCCACTGGTTCTGGCAGAGCGACCAGTACCTGAGTTGTGTCTTGGTGAGGACCGACTGGCCCTGGATGGTGTCGGGGAAGGTGGGTGCCTTGCCGCGGATGACGGCGATGCGGCCGGATTCATGGCTGACCGGGGTGCACAGGTACTTGTTGTAGGGGTTGGGGAACAGCCCTTCGGCTTTGTTGGGCACGGCGAAGTCCGGAGCGCTCGGAGTCGACTTCCCGCATCCCTCGAAGCCCCCCGGAGGCGCGTACTTCTTCACCAGTTGCCGGAGGAACCCGGCCAGTGGTCCGGCGTCGCCGTGGGCAGATCCGGCATTCGCGCAGGTGTCAAAGGTGCTCGTGCTGCCGCCCTGGTGCTGTAGGGAGAGCGCGGGGAGGGGAACGCCGCCCGTGGGGTCGGACTCCTCGTCCGGCACGTAGATCCTCAACGCGAGAAACCCGGCGCCGGACGCGGCGCTGTCGGCGGTCGCGGCCAAGGTGTTGTGGCCGGGGGTGGCTGCGACTCCGCTCTGGACGGTGACGCGGTACCGGTGCTCGGCAGGGTTCGTGCCGGCGTTGGCCTGGGCGAACGGGTTCTTGCTTCCCGAATTCGGGGTGATCGCCTTGTCGGCGAGCGAGTCGACCGTCGATCCCTTGACGTCGTACGTCGTCAGCGATGTGAAACGGGCTGATGGATAGGTTCCGTCCACCACCAGCCGGTCACCCTTGGCCAACTGGTACGGCATGACCCAGTAGGTGGCGTTGGTCTCGGGGAACGCGAAGTTCAACCTGCTGGGGCTGACCACCGCCGGCCATCCGCAGGAAACCTTGGGAAAGTCCGCCTGACCGGCTCCTGCCGGGACCGCGGCGTCGGCCGAGGGCACAGCCAGCACAGCAATGAAGCCCACCGCAAGGGAACAAACTCCCAGCCTTCGCCTCAGAGAGTGCATGGCTCCGCTCCGTCCAGTGAGGGGGAAGGCGGCGGGCGCCGTGCGCTCAGGGGAACGCGGATGATGCATCGTGCTGCACGAGCCGTGACGTCAAGGACCCTGGCCCACCGGGTCGCCGCTGCTCTAAAAGCGGCTTGTGCACGTCGTTTCCGTCGCCGTTTCGGTACTGCCGTCGGCCCGACGGATGCCTTCCTGCCTCGCGCTCCGCTGAAGAAGGCACCGGTTTCAGTTTCCCGCCGCCACCAACGGCACGCAACGCGGCACCGAGGTGAGCGAGGCGGTGGTGCGTGTCGGTGGTGCGTGTCGATGTGATCGAGGCCGACCGCGTGGAGTTCGGGGGACGAGTGGGGCGGAACGTTGCGGTACTGGAATCCGCCGGCCGCATCCATGCAGCTCGCTGACGCGTCTTCGCTGACATGGATCTGGAAAAGCCGTCCACCCAGCAGCCCCCGCCCGACGGGTGCCTCGTCGTCGCGATCCGTCTTCCCGTGCGGATCGTCGTGCTTGTGCTGGTCGTGCCCGTGCGGATGGTGTGGGACGCGCTGGTCGTCGGCGGGCGGTTCCTGAGGGACACCGTGCTGCGGCCGGTGGGGCGGGCACTCCAGTGGGTCGCCCGGGCCGTGTTCGTCTGGCCGTGGGTCACGCTGTGGCGGTACGTCGTCGTGCCCGTGGGCAAGGGGTTCGCCCGGCTCGGGTACGTGCTGTTCGTCGTCCCCGCCGGGTGGCTGTACCGGAACGTCCTCACGCCCCTCGGGCACGGGATCACCTGGGTGCTGCGGGGCCTCGGGGCCGGACTCGGCTGGGTCCTCGTCAGGATCGGGGCTGGGACCGCCTGGGTGCTGCGGGGCATCGGCGCCGGGCTCGGCCGGGTCCTCGCCGGGATCGGCGCCGGGCTCGCCTGGGTGTACCGGACCCTGCTCACCCCCGTCGGACACGGCATCGCCTGGCTGCTCCGCGGACTCGGGCTGGTGCTCGCGACGGTCGGCCTCGGGGCGTACGCGGCGGTGGCGTGGCTGGTGCGCCACCTGCTCGTCATACCGGCGCTGTGGTCGTACCGCCATGTGCTCACACCCCTCGGGCACGGCATCGCCTGGGTCGCGAGGGGCGTCGCCTGGCTGGGCGGCATGGCCGTCACCGGGATCGGCGCCGTCCTCCACTGGACGCTGCGCATCCTGTTCGTCCTGCCCGCGCTGGCCGTCCGGCGCTGGATCCTCACGCCGGTCGGACGCGTGCTGGCGGTCGTCGCGCGGGAGATCGGCGATGCGCTGGGGCACGCCTGGCGCGTCGCGGGACGCCTCTCGCTCGTCGTCGGACGTTTTCTCGGCACCCTCTTCCGGTGGATCTTCGTGGAGCCCGTGCGGTGGGTGTACCGGTGGGTCTTCGTGGAGCCCGTGCGATGGGTGTACCGAACCGTGCTGACCCCGGTCGGGCACGTCGTGCGCGACATGGTCCTGCGGCCCGCCGCCGAGGCCGCGCGCGGCGTGGGCAGGGTCACCCGGCAGGCGCTCGCCACCGCCCGCGAGTCCGCCCGGCAGGCGCGCGCCGACTTCCGGCGGATGCTCTTCGGCGGTCCGCGTGAGCCGCAGCCGGTCGCCCGGCGGGAACCGGGAGCCGCTGAGGCACGTACTCTAGGTAGCAGTACGACCGTTCTCACGAAGGACTAGGACACTGGGCAAGCGACAGCCCGAAGGCCCGCCGCCCGCACCCGCGGTGCAGCGCATCCGACTGCGCTACACCAAGCGCGGCCGCCTCCGGTTCACCAGCCACCGAGACTTCCAGCGCGCCTTCGAGCGTGCGCTGCGCCGTGCCGAGGTGCCCATGGCGTACTCGGCGGGGTTCACGCCGCATCCGAAGGTGTCGTACGCCAATGCCGCACCCACCGGCACGGGCAGTGAGGCGGAATATCTGGAGATCGCGCTCACCGAGGCGCGTGACCCGGACAAGCTGCGCGAGCTGCTCGACGAGTCGCTGCCCACCGGGCTCGACATCGTCGACGCGGTCGAGGCCCGGACGTCCGGGCTCGCCGACCGGCTCACCGCTTCCGTGTGGGAGCTGCGCCTCGACGGCGTGGACCCGGCGGACGCGGAGCGCGCGGTCGAGGCCTTCAAGACGGCCGAGACCGTCGAGGTCCAGCGCAAGACCAAGAACGGGATGCGCACCTTCGACGCCCGTGGTGCTGTGGCAGGCCTTGACGCACGTGTCGAGACGCACAGTCCACAGGCTGATAGGCCGACGGACCAGCCCTGTGCGATACTGCGCCTGGTTGTTCGGCACGTGACGCCTGCCGTACGACCCGACGACGTCCTGTCCGGTCTTCGCGCCGTGGCCGACCTGGCGCCGCCGGTCCCCGCAGCGGTGACCAGGCTGGCGCAGGGGCTGTTCGATGAAGAGACCGGCACGGTGACCGACCCGCTCGCGCCCGACCGCGAGGCAGCAGCGACCGCGCCATCCATGGCCGCCGCGACTGCCGCCGCGAAGGCGCCGGTGCCGGAAGGTTCCGCGTAGGGACGGACGTCGTAGCGTCGCCCTTGTACTCGGGAGCCACCTGGGTCGGGCAGCGCACCGACCACAAGACTTTCGCCAGGCCGTACGCACACATGGCGTGCGGAACCGGCGAGACAGGACACAGAGAGCTCCCGTGCGGCGCCCGCGCCCCGGACGGCGGCACCGCGCAACGCGCGAGCCGCGGACGTCACCGGTACTGCCGGACCAGGCGCGGCGCCCGGGAGCCTGACGGGAGATCCACCCGCATGCTCGAGCCCATCGAACCCACTGAGGGTTCCGACAACAACACTCCCAGCGACACCCTGCCGCCGCGTCGTCGGCGCCGTGCCGCATCCCGCCCGGCGGGCCCGCCGGCGGCAGTCGCCGAGACGGCGACCGGGGCGACCGCGCCGGCCGAGGCCGCGGCGGAGACCACCGCGCCGATCACACGGCCCGCGGACATCGCGGAGACCGCAGAGGACGCGGAGGCCGCGGAGGCTGCCGGGACGGAAGAGACCGAAGAGGCCGCCGTCGCCGAGCCGGCCGAGGTGGCGGCTGCCACCGAGGACGCCGCTCCGCGCCGTACCCGCCGTCGCGCCACGCGCCGGGTGTCCGCACCCGCGGGCGCGCCGGAGGCCGCGGAGAGCGCCACGGCCGCCGAGACCGACTCCGCGGCTGAGTCCGTGACCGCCGCGACCGGTTCCGCCGAGGTCTCCGCGCCGGAGACCGGTGAGGCCGCGGCCGAGGAAGAGGCCGCTCCCAAGGGACGTACGCGCCGTCGCGCGACCCGCCGGGCATCCGCGCCCGCCGGTGCGCCCAAGGCCGCCGAGGCGACTGAGGCCACCGAGGCTGCCGAGGCGCCGGTGACCACCGAGGCCGAGGTGACCGCCGTCGCTCCTGAGGTTGCTCAGGAGGAGACCCCCGAGGCAGAGGACGCGGCCCCGCGCCGTGCCCGCCGTCGTGCCACCCGCCGGGTGACCGCGCCCGCCGCCGCGCCCACGGGCGACGCCGCCGAAGAGCGCGTGGAGGCGCCCGTGACCGCCAGCGACAAGACCGAGGCCCAGGCCGCGACGAAGGCCGAAGCGAAGGCCGAGGCGAAGGCCACGAGCGAGACCAGGGCCGCGGCCCAGGCCGAGGAGGCCCCGGCCGCTGAGGCCGCGGCCGAGACGGCGGAGGACGCCGGTCCGCGCCGTTCCCGCCGTCGTGCC from Streptomyces avermitilis MA-4680 = NBRC 14893 includes the following:
- a CDS encoding TIGR03960 family B12-binding radical SAM protein; this translates as MPAETAVSVFPQLEALLPHVQKPIQYVGGELNSTVKPWDACDVRWALMYPDAYEVGLPNQGVMILYEVLNEREGVLAERTYSVWPDLEELMREHQLPQFTVDSHRPVKAFDVFGLSFSTELGYTNMLTALDLAGIPLESKDRTLDDPIVLAGGHAAFNPEPIADFIDAAIIGDGEQAVLDMTDIIRAWKAEGRPGGRQEVLFRLARTGSVYVPAFYDVEYLPDGRIGRVVPNKSGVPWRVSKHTVMDLDEWPYPKQPLVPLAETVHERMSVEIFRGCTRGCRFCQAGMITRPVRERSITGIGDMVEKGLKATGFEEVGLLSLSSADHSEIGDLAKGLADRYEEDKIGLSLPSTRVDAFNVDLANELTRNGRRSGLTFAPEGGSERMRKVINKMVSEEDLIRTVSTAYGNGWRQVKLYFMCGLPTETDEDVLQIADMAMNVIAEGRKVSGQNDIRCTVSIGGFVPKPHTPFQWAPQLSAEETDARLGKLRDKIRGDKKYGRSIGFRYHDGKPGIVEGLLSRGDRRIGSVIRAVYEDGGRFDGWREHFSYDRWMACAEKTLPAFGVDVDWYTTRERTYEEVLPWDHLDSGLDKEWLWEDWQDSLDETEVEDCRWTPCFDCGVCPAMQTEIQIGPTGKKLLPLTVNKPAVSGHSH
- a CDS encoding CYTH and CHAD domain-containing protein, encoding MADTKREIERKYEGPATGSGAGLPGLTAVPGVASVVGKGVTELDATYFDTADQRLAAHSITLRRRIGGEDEGWHLKLPVADDVRDEIHAPLADTVPHHLSSLVRSRIRDAELVPVVRLRSSRDVHHLLDASGALLAEVSVDRVRAERLDGGEGATQWTEIEAELADGGDPAFLDRVEKKLLKAGLHRSTSTSKLARALEETGAAAKRLTGAPAAPEPPTTAGDHVLAYLRAQRDALVELDPAVRRDLPDAVHQMRVATRRIRNTLRSYTAVLDRTVTDPVRVELKWLAGELGVDRDQEVITERLSAELDELPRALLSGPVHNRVRSWSQRRHAGSRKALIAVLDGRRYLYLLAALDALVSDPPLRKAAGRKPRKVLGKAVRKDFEKLSRLVTKALELPPGKERDLAMHEARKKAKRTRYAAEVAAPALGRAAKSQAKSMKDVQKLLGDHQDSVMSRDALRDLAEKAQEAGESSFTYGVLYGREEQRAAADESALPKAWKKARRKARV
- a CDS encoding TIGR03936 family radical SAM-associated protein — translated: MQRIRLRYTKRGRLRFTSHRDFQRAFERALRRAEVPMAYSAGFTPHPKVSYANAAPTGTGSEAEYLEIALTEARDPDKLRELLDESLPTGLDIVDAVEARTSGLADRLTASVWELRLDGVDPADAERAVEAFKTAETVEVQRKTKNGMRTFDARGAVAGLDARVETHSPQADRPTDQPCAILRLVVRHVTPAVRPDDVLSGLRAVADLAPPVPAAVTRLAQGLFDEETGTVTDPLAPDREAAATAPSMAAATAAAKAPVPEGSA
- the mrdA gene encoding penicillin-binding protein 2; this translates as MTNIPETGRTPRVQIRLVVIQILVFSLLGTLGGRLWYLQIRNGDEYAKEASGNHVQQVVQPAVRGSILDARGVPIADNETRLVVSASRTDLLKMKDDGKAVLTKLAGVLDLKPEDVIEKVRLCDAKTPQPCWNGSPYQPIPITDEATAKQALQIRERSEDFPGITAEPEAVRRYAAPGEANTAQVLGYLSPVTDNELQQAKDSDSPYLRSDQVGRSGLERQYDKELRGKAGVTRYEVDNLGRVIGKAKSDAAEPGSNLVTSIDARVQRVAEYELNDAMKVARTQFDKNTNENYKADSGAVVVMEAKTGRVVAMASNPTYDPNAWVGGISAKDYARLTGKKSNYPLLNRAIQGQSAPGSTFKVISTAAAVEAGYDFNGHYPCTSSYSIGSQVFKNFESENFGPISLGRALEVSCDTVFYGLAHNEWKRDGGINPKKKTNDWFFKAAHQFGLGKETGIDLPNEVTGRIPDRQWKQSYWKANKDAWCKSGKKDGDYVEKIAYENCLEGNKMRAGDAVNYSIGQGDTLVTPIQMATIYGAISNGGTLYDPTVGKAVVSADGKNVREIKPKSHGKLPISKSTRDQMDEALAGVATRGTAAWRFGGWPQDKIPMHAKTGTAEVYGKQTTSWFATYTKDYTVVMTISQAGTGSGASGPAVRKIYDALYGVSQDGTIDRKKALLPTPEKSLPKIQNDGSIDAPKVEKYDPKADQTSEEGGQPAATDSPAATTPSPTTGNRDTRRRTARPRKRRRMLT
- the rodA gene encoding rod shape-determining protein RodA → MTGNSFSVSGYGPDRAGWTRIFARDSLARRLDWPILLSAVALSLIGAALVYSATRNRTEINQGDPYYFLIRHLMNTGIGFGLMVGTVWLGHRTLRTAVPILYGLSVFMILLVLTPLGATVNGAHAWIVFGGGFSLQPSEFVKITIILGMAMLLAARVDAGDKPYPDHRTVVQALGLAAVPILVVLLMPDLGSVMVMVIIILGVLLASGASNRWVFGLLGTGALGAIAVWQLHILDEYQINRFAAFANPELDPAGVGYNTNQARIAIGSGGLFGTGLGQGSQTTGQFVPEQQTDFVFTVAGEELGFVGAGLILLLLGVVLWRACRIARETTELYGTIVAAGIIAWFAFQSFENIGMTLGIMPVAGLPLPFVSYGGSSMFAVWVAVGLLQSIRVQRPMSA